A window of Lepus europaeus isolate LE1 chromosome 11, mLepTim1.pri, whole genome shotgun sequence contains these coding sequences:
- the LOC133769515 gene encoding olfactory receptor 4F15-like, whose product MAGANHSMVSEFVFLGLSNSWEIQLLLFLVSSMFYMASLMGNLLIMFSVTSDSNVHSPMYFLLANLSFLDLGVCSIAAPKMIYDLFRKHKAISFGGCITQIFFIHTIGGTEMVLLIAMAFDRYIAICKPLHYLTIMSPRMCILILIAAWILGLIHSVAQLAFVIDLPFCGPNVLDSFYCDLPQLIKLACTETNKLEFMVTANSGLISVGSFFILIISYIFILVTVRKHSSGGLSKALSTLSAHVTVVVLFFGPLIFFYTWPFPSSHLDKFLAIFDAILTPFLNPVIYTFRNKEMKSAMKKLCRQLVSYRKLS is encoded by the coding sequence ATGGCTGGAGCCAACCACTCTATGGTGTCTGAGTTTGTGTTCCTGGGACTCTCCAATTCATGGGAGATCCAACTCCTTCTTTTCCTTGTTTCCTCCATGTTCTACATGGCAAGCCTGATGGGAAACCTCCTCATTATGTTTTCTGTGACCTCTGACTCCAACGTACACTCCCCCATGTACTTCCTGTTGGCCAACCTCTCCTTTCTTGACCTGGGGGTTTGCTCTATTGCAGCCCCCAAAATGATTTATGACCTTTTTAGAAAGCACAAAGCCATCTCTTTTGGGGGTTGTATAACTCAGATCTTCTTCATTCATACTATTGGGGGCACAGAAATGGTGCTGCTCATAGCCATGGCCTTTGACAGATATATAGCCATATGTAAGCCTCTACACTACTTGACTATCATGAGCCCAAGAATgtgcattttaattttgattgCTGCCTGGATCCTTGGCCTCATCCACTCAGTGGCCCAGTTGGCTTTTGTTATAGATTTACCATTTTGTGGCCCAAATGTATTGGATAGTTTTTACTGTGATCTCCCTCAGCTCATTAAACTTGCTTGCACAGAGACCAATAAACTTGAGTTCATGGTCACAGCCAATAGTGGACTCATCTCTGTGGGGTCCTTCTTCATATTAATTATTTCTTACATCTTCATTCTGGTCACTGTTCGGAAACATTCTTCAGGTGGTTTATCCAAGGCCCTCTCTACCTTGTCAGCTCACGTCACTGTGGTGGTGTTATTCTTTGGGCCGTTAATCTTTTTCTACACCTGGCCCTTCCCCTCCTCACACTTGGACAAATTTCTTGCTATCTTTGATGCAATTCTCACTCCTTTTCTGAATCCAGTCATCTATACATTCAGAAACAAGGAGATGAAATCAGCAATGAAGAAACTTTGCCGTCAGCTTGTGAGTTACAGGAAGCTGtcctaa